The proteins below are encoded in one region of Triticum aestivum cultivar Chinese Spring chromosome 1B, IWGSC CS RefSeq v2.1, whole genome shotgun sequence:
- the LOC123090980 gene encoding transcriptional activator ptaB yields MDIRMNATQRSRLQTKAPTVVKAHTVDVAHSDQEEDYTAADITLENAIERQKLRIRARRASCAADHQAPLPVQNPASLPPAAPAHRAGTKRQATWPPPAVSGVRQPPLAPPRQQYQEQQPQMQYVAAPAQAQQPRAPPAQVPPLQKQRPQPHATPAAARTPPPQVTTSSKPPLHPRSPANPAAGNTPSIVCRVCGVPCMTAFNLRQHEDGRKHRNNVANAAGEVNVRCEMCDVVLSGKLNVQEHYAGKHHLHRVFASGASGTAGEIIVRCEMCDVLISGELNVQEHYAGKNHLRRVFLSGASGTSGNPAT; encoded by the exons ATGGACATCCGGATGAACGCTACCCAGCGCAGCAGGCTTCAGACCAAAGCTCCTACG GTCGTCAAAGCACACACTGTCGATGTTGCTCACAGCGACCAAGAAGAAGACTACACGGCCGCGGACATCACCCTGGAGAACGCTATCGAGCGCCAAAAGCTTCGGATCAGGGCTCGCCGCGCTTCCTGCGCCGCAGATCACCAGGCTCCTCTACCG GTACAGAATCCAGCATCACTTCCTCCAGCTGCGCCTGCGCATCGCGCAGGGACAAAGAGGCAAGCAACCTGGCCGCCTCCTGCTGTCTCCGGCGTTCGACAGCCGCCGCTGGCACCGCCGAGGCAGCAATACCAGGAGCAGCAACCGCAGATGCAGTACGTGGCAGCGCCGGCGCAGGCACAGCAACCGCGGGCGCCGCCAGCGCAGGTGCCCCCACTCCAGAAGCAGAGGCCACAGCCGCACGCTACGCCAGCGGCCGCCAGAACGCCGCCTCCGCAGGTGACTACCAGCTCCAAGCCGCCACTTCACCCAAGGTCCCCAGCCAACCCGGCGGCAGGCAACACGCCCTCCATCGTTTGCCGCGTCTGCGGCGTGCCGTGCATGACGGCGTTCAACCTCAGGCAGCACGAGGACGGGAGGAAGCACCGGAACAATGTGGCCAACGCCGCCGGTGAGGTAAACGTGCGGTGCGAGATGTGCGACGTGGTCCTCTCAGGCAAGCTCAACGTCCAGGAGCACTACGCCGGCAAGCACCACCTCCATCGGGTCTTCGCCTCCGGTGCCAGTGGCACCGCCGGTGAGATAATCGTGCGGTGCGAGATGTGCGACGTGCTCATCTCAGGTGAGCTCAACGTCCAGGAGCACTACGCCGGCAAGAACCATCTCCGTCGGGTCTTCCTCTCCGGTGCCAGTGGCACCTCCGGCAACCCAGCAACCTGA